Genomic window (Vigna radiata var. radiata cultivar VC1973A chromosome 1, Vradiata_ver6, whole genome shotgun sequence):
TTCTCAATCCGAACTGCCCCTCTCTCCCTCTCTGCTACTCCTTAACCTTTTCTTTGTCTAATATGCTGTCCATGCATACCACACTCTCTCTCTGCTGCACCATCCACTGTACGGACTTCaattctttctctcttccttcttcattttcatctcaCCACATTATCTATGCATAGTAGTCTCTTTGtatatatctatctatatcACTATTCTCTATATGTATTTTTTCCTTTCCCatagttgttgttttgtttaagTAGGGTGGCTAGTTAGCTAAAAGTTAAAATCTTTGAGGAAGGAAAATTACTGCATGTTGGAATCTTTTTGCATGGTCCAGATGTATTAATTGGATTAAATTGAATTCTCTCTCCTTTTGCCTCTTAGGTATAATCCCTTGGTCATAATGAAGGAATGACTCAATTCTCGAGCTTGGGATAGGAAGTCTGTCACAGCTGATATATGGAATTTGAAAgctataattgattaattatttctaGCTTTTCGTTGGGTGGAGGGCCTACACCCTGCAAATTCTGAATCCCTACTATTTGTATGTCTGTTATTTATGAGATGTGCATGCAAAATATGTAATGAGAGTACCATGCAAACTACAGCACAATGCATATCCCATATCCACTCTCCACTGTCATTCTGTAATGTTGTGCATTTCCCCTACTTCTGCCACTGCCAATAAAAGCCCTAATCAGTTGTCATTTCTGGCTGGCTAGGGAAAACCAAAccatacaaaacaaaacaaaacaagcacCACCACCACACTCACCTACTCAATACTTCTCCCTAGCCTGCCCCCCTAAAACTGTTCTCTCTATTAAGACCCTTCACCTGCATTTCCATTTAGTCAATGCTCTCTACTACATTGTGTATGGGAATGTTTTCTTCTCCAATGCCTCTTCGTCTTTTACCAtgttttaacaataataaaacaaaccCCATAACTAACATACCATCAATCAACCCAACTTGTCATGTCATATTCAATGTaatcttcctctttctctttctctccatTCTCTCTTATACATACATTACGCCTTACCCGTGAATCTGTATCATTCACATTCGCTAGCTAATACCTGCACCTACTCTTCCATCTCTGCTTTCCATCATGTGCATGATTAATTCTTCATTCACTTCCCCACTATTTATTCTCTTCTGTTTAACatttcaaacaaatatataaccGTTATGTTATGCATCTGAAAAAACTCTGGAAAGGTTTCAGTCATGCAAAGTTTTAAGACAAAACAAGTTCCTTCTTTTAGCACGTAGACATAACTTTAGCAAGAAATGACATTCTATAATTAGCCAGGTTTCAAAAGCTAAACCACATTAAGCTGGTCTCTTTAGTTTCTCAGAGTTTGTGTCCCTTTTTATAATACTCACTGTCATTCAAGGAAAAcactttaaatatttactaCGCCTGTATACTTAATATTTCAACTGAATCAATATTATATACTGTACTTGGTTATGTTTCATTGctattaaatcatttttcttttttaagtttacatggtattgattaatttttgcaTTTGAACAGGTTTTTAGAAGtaagataaagaaaacaattgaatatttttatattatgttctttttttttgtgattattattttgaaatatatatatatatatatatatatatatatatatatatatatatatatatatatatgtgtgtgtgtgtgtggaaaagaaaaatgaaaattgttagtACACATGTTGTCTATATGTGCACGCGTTGGCATTCATTGTTTTCACAAAAATTCAGGTGACATTGGTCTTGTTCTAACTCGAGAGTTTCTGTATTTCCCAAGAGTATAGTAAAACTCTCAATCTCTACGACAAAACaagatgaaaagatgaaaagtaaTCACACTGCAACGACAACAGTTCAGAGTGAACAGTTATAGCTTTTCTCTCATAAGAATTATAtatgtgtatttttctttatgatCTTATGTGtacaacttttttaataactttttgatatCATGATAAATATCATTGTgttattgatctatttgaatttatatttaaaaaaatatttaaaatgattcaattattatatattatcaaaaaattgtcaaaaagatattattaaaaaagaactttttttttcttttgtttatgcatattaactttttaacttTCAACTTTTAACCATAAGTTtctaactaacttttaaaataggaaaaagttAATACTGATTACTCTGGTATCTTAAATACTAAGAGGGCATctgttatattaaattaataaaagaatcttttttgtattaaaattgcATAAATGACTTTAAATTTGATGTTAATGGTgtttaaatgtattattttaaaaaagaaatgtcTGTTATGTTATTCATAAGGTGTGCAAGATTTGATTACAAAACTACATTTTACATCATCACAAAacttttgttattaaattttacaattattactATCTTTAcagtgttatattttttttttcagaattagtattgttttttaatattttgtctaTTGATGTATTAGCTTTATtcatggaagaaagaatgaaaagatgaaTCGTCTTACTTTCTAGTTTCAAGTATTAAAAGATTGTAgtcattaatgttttttattttgaagaaaatgaaatcaatataaaaatgttgaagaaaatgaaatacatGAAAGTGAACTTGTTTAAGTTGGATAGGGTTTGACccaatcataaataaaatgaaccCAATCTAATTGAATTGATCTGATACAAGCTGGACcatcaaataattcattcaaataaatacCTATACAAACACCTATGTTGTTTTAGGTGTCTATAATTTCAACATGACCCTCACAAACTTAAACACTTACAATTTACTCTCCCATTTAgggttttcaatttcaattccgGAATGAGAAAtccaaatatgttttaaaatgtacaatccaaattataaatatgtattatgtgcattccaaaataataatttgtattgtAAATTATACTTAGGAATGTATAATCCACAATACAAAAATTGTATTCCAAAATGgacaataaaaaatacaaaataaaaatacatgatatggcatataatttaaaataaaaatttatatttttaaatgtacaTTCTAGAATGCATAATCTGtgtttaaataaaactaaattccGATAATGACTTAATTTCtatttagtaaaaatttatatcTTTCTTTTCATTACTCAGTAAGAGAGAAAATTATTTTCGTGCTTggtcttttatctttttctaccTTGGCCCGTTTcctttttaaattgtgtaattcAGAATATATTAGGAATACTTTTGACATTTACGAACACTTTTTGACATTTCTCGGTGGAGGTGTGGAAAGAAATagccttttgtttttcttatattaactTAGGAATTATTGGGCCAGCCCACACAATACTGCATGGAATATAGAATGGTTAATGATGGCTATGGTATCAATGTATTGCAATGTTACTGAAGTGTAGAACCAGAACCTCCAAGCTTCATGGATTTCTCAGAAACCTCGTCCCTTGTCCTTCTACCAAACCCAAAGCCAAAGCCATGCATTTCCTCAAGCAGCATCAAGGCAAACCAAAAAGCAAACCCATTACTCCATTTCGCAGTGACAGCAACACCGACATGAAAAAACCTGAGAAATTGAagttgaaattgaaagaaaagaagaagaaggatgagcCCAGAGAGTATACGAGGAACGTAATTGGGAAAATTTACAACACGTTAAAGTACTCAACCTGGGAAACAGCTGAGTCAGAGCTCAACAATCTCCCTTTGAAGTGGGACTCATACACGGTGAACCAGGTTCTGAAGTCACACCCGCCAATGGAGAAAGCATGGCTGTTCTTCAACTGGGCCTCTGGACTCAGAGGGTTCAAGCACGACCAATACACTTACACTACCATGCTAGATATTTTCGGGGAAGCTGGGAGAGTATCTTCCATGAAGCACGTTTTCCAGAAGATGCAGGAGAAGGGAATCAAGGTTGATTCTGTTACCTACACTTCCATGATGCATTGGCTTTCCAGTTCTGGGAACGAGGATGAGGCTATGCAAATGTGGGAAGAAATGAAATCCAAGGGGTGTCACCCCACTGTTGTTTCTTACACGGCTTATATGAAGATTCTGTTTGATAATAAGAAAGTAAAGGAGGCCACTCGTGTTTACAAGGAGATGATTAGCTCTGGTGTCGCTCCAAATTGCCACACTTACACTGTCCTAATGGACCATCTTATTGGGTCTGGTTAGTGTACCCTTAACATGTTTGTCGTATGGTCTAGCCGGGTATTCAGTCCTTGTCTGTGGTACTTATTGAATGATGATTGTTAGAAATGATACAAATGTATAATTTGATTGTGTGGCATTAGTTAATGAGTGTAAATTTTTTCACTACCTACctaatataaatcattttaggTATGATCTCTAAAGTAACATTATAGAAGTCAACAGTCCTAAGATAGACCATATTCAAGATTGGACGACAGTACAAGTGACAATGCATTCTTGTTAAATTCTTAGTGATTTTATCCTGTCAGTTGCTCTACCCTTTTATAGCTAAATGAGCTTGAGTCAAGCTTAACGTGTCATGATTATTTTCTGTAGAGTTTGACGAAACAGTAGTTTACTTGCAGAAAGCTCAAGCTTATGGCctattatattaacatttttgttCATGGAGTCCACATTAGGACTTACTCAAAGCCATATGATCTCAGTcctgatgaaaaaaattaaatgatgatTTTACTTTGGTTGCATCATCTATGAAGTTAAATACATATTACTTGAGTTTACAAAATTCTGCAGATCAGAACGATGGCTTTATGCCGTGCACAATTTCATTTTGAAGCTTTTAAGATACTTGCCACCTTTCCTGACTGTTACTGACTTTTGTTTATTGTTATGGAGTTAAATGTggtaattttcatttattattgtattgtaGGAAAATGTAAAGAGGCCCTAGAGATTTTTGAAAAGATGCAGGAGGCTGGGGCACGACCTGACAAAGCTGCATGCAATATTTTGATTGAGAGGTGTTCTGAAGTTGGTGGGACTGAGTTCATGAAACATATCCTTCAGTACATGAAAGAAAACCGTCTTGTTCTCCGATACCCTGTTTTTGTTAAAGCATTGGAAGCTTTAAAAGTTGCTGGTGAGAGTGATACCCTTCTAAGGCAAGTCAATCCTCAGTTTTATATTAAGGGTAGCATAAGGAAGAACAAAATTGATAGTGTCACGGTTGCTGCAGATTCTCCTACTAATATGGATAAAGAtcttttacttgttttgttgaaaaataaaaatgtcgtTGCTATTGACCATTTACTTAGAGGGATGATGGAAAAGAAACTATCTTTAGATCACAAGGTTGTCTCAACCATTATTGAGGTAAATTGTAGTCATTGCCGACCTGAAGGTGCTTTGTTGGCTTTCAAGTACAGTGTTACAATGGGAATAAGTATAGAGAGAACAGGATATCTCTCCTTATTGGGCGTGTTGACCAGATCAAATAAGTTTTCAAAGCTGGTGGACATTGTTGAGGAAATGACTAGAGCTGGACATTCTCTTGGAATCTATCTAGCTTCACTTTTGATCTTTAGGCTTTGTTGTGCTAGGAAGCACACTTTTGCTATGaag
Coding sequences:
- the LOC106772735 gene encoding pentatricopeptide repeat-containing protein At2g01390; the protein is MLLKCRTRTSKLHGFLRNLVPCPSTKPKAKAMHFLKQHQGKPKSKPITPFRSDSNTDMKKPEKLKLKLKEKKKKDEPREYTRNVIGKIYNTLKYSTWETAESELNNLPLKWDSYTVNQVLKSHPPMEKAWLFFNWASGLRGFKHDQYTYTTMLDIFGEAGRVSSMKHVFQKMQEKGIKVDSVTYTSMMHWLSSSGNEDEAMQMWEEMKSKGCHPTVVSYTAYMKILFDNKKVKEATRVYKEMISSGVAPNCHTYTVLMDHLIGSGKCKEALEIFEKMQEAGARPDKAACNILIERCSEVGGTEFMKHILQYMKENRLVLRYPVFVKALEALKVAGESDTLLRQVNPQFYIKGSIRKNKIDSVTVAADSPTNMDKDLLLVLLKNKNVVAIDHLLRGMMEKKLSLDHKVVSTIIEVNCSHCRPEGALLAFKYSVTMGISIERTGYLSLLGVLTRSNKFSKLVDIVEEMTRAGHSLGIYLASLLIFRLCCARKHTFAMKIFNLLPDNHKCTATYTALISVYFSVKRVDKALEIYKTMCSKGFCPVLGTYNVLIAGLERNGRHTEAEHYRKAMKTLHSNSGSQESVPIEGKICNLIFSVDVIL